The genomic region GGTGCCGGCCCGCCGGTCGCCGTCATAGGGGTTTGAGGTGATCATGTTCGTCTCGGTCATCCCGTAGCGTTCCAGAATGGCCATCCCCGTCCGCGCCCGCCATTCGGCATGGGTCGCGGGCGACAGGGGGGCCGACCCGCTGATAAACAGCCGCATATGCGCGCAAGCCGCCCGGTCAAGCCGTGGGTCGGCAAGCAGGCGCGAATAGAAGGTCGGCACACCCATCATGACAGTGGCCCCGGGCAGTGCCGCCAGCACCGCATCGGGGCTGAAACTCCGCTGAAAGATCATCGAGGCGCCTGCGAACAGCACACAGTTCGTGGCAACAAACAGCCCATGGGTGTGAAACACCGGCAAGGCATGCAGCAGCACATCGCCTTCGGCAAACCGCCACAGACCGACCAGCGCTTCGGCGTTGGAGGCAAGGTTTTCCCGGCTCAGCATCACCCCTTTCGACCGCCCCGTGGTCCCCGAGGTGTAAAGGATCGCCGCAAGGTCATCCGGCCCGCAGATTGGGTCAACATAGGTCGATTCTGCCTGAGATGCGATCGCAAGAAACGATCCCAAGCCCATGGCATTCTGTGATTTTCTGGAAATATCCCCAACGCGGCCTTCCTCAACCAGCGCCAGCGCAGGCTCGGCATCAGTCAGGAAATGCGCGGTCTCTGCCACGGTATAGCCGGGGTTCACCGGCAGAAAAACCACGCCCGCACGCAGACAGGCAAGGTACAGCGCCAGCACAGCCTCACACTTGTCGACCTGCACCAGCAGCCGGTCGCCCTTGACCAACCCCAGCTTGGTCAGCGCATTGGCCATCCGCGCCGTTTCGGCCAGAAGGTCGCCATAGGTGACAGGCTCCGCCCCCTGCAGCCAGACCCGCCCCGGCGTTGCCGCCCCGGCCTTCAACTTCGCGATGACATCCACGCTCATGCCGCCCCCCTTGCCCTTGGGGCATTTACCCGCAGGCAGGGCCGGGCTGCAACCTCTGACCCCGATCTCAGGCCTTCAGGATTTTCGGCGGCTCGACCGCAGCAGCAAAGGCCTGCAGCACCGGGTCGGCCCCATGCACCTCGGCCAGCCTCAACAGCGCAAAGCGAATGCGCGCAACTTCGCGGTAGTAGTTCAGAAAGGCCGCGTTCAGAGCCGCCCCTGTCACAGCCCCCAGCACCGGCACGGCCTGAACCGCCAGTTTCTGGCCCAACACCGTCGCCAGCTTGGGCGCGATGGTTGAAATCAGGTTCTGCACCGCCGCCCCCGTCACGGTCAGCCGCGCGGTCAGGAAGGACGTGTTCACCCCGTCATCGCTGGCCAAGGGGCTGCCCGCACCAAAGACGCGCAGGCATTCCGCCTGCACCCAAGGCTCCTTCGGGTCAAGCCCCGCCTCTGCTGCCGCCGCACGGATGGCGTTCAGGATCAGCGTCACCGTCACCGGCAGTTCCGCCAAGGAGGTCGCAATCCCCCCGGCCCCGCCCGCAGCACCCGAGGCGACAACGGCCAGCATCGGCCCGCGTGCCCCCATCTCCGGCGCACGGCCCGCAAGGCCGTAGGACGCCTCCAGCGCCCAGGTCACCTTCCGCTCCAGTTGGTCACGCAGCGGGGCGGGGATCAGGGCCAACTGGTTCTCCAGCGACCCGCCCAGCTTGTTGACCAACCGCATCACAGGGCCATTGGCCCGGCGATACCGCGCGGCCAGCGCCGCGATCTCATCAGCGGGGTCGTTCTTTACGGCAACGGGATATGCAATCTGCTCCATGCATGGAATATGGCCCCACTTCGCCGCCACACAATGCCCCCGGGGTCGCTTTCCTGCACGCCCCCACCCCCTCAGGTCGCTTTGGCAACCTTGCCGGTCACCCCCGCCCAGGCCGCGGCCTTCAGCTCCAGCCCCAGCACGCGGTCGGGGTTGGTGGGCGGCGGCATCTCCACGCCCTCCAGCTTGCGAAAGCCGAACCGGCCGTAATAGGGCGCATCCCCGACCAGCAGCACCCGTTCCCACCCCAGCCGCCGCGCTTCTGCCAGGCTTTCGTTGATCAGAAGCCCCCCCAACCCCTCACCCTGCCGTGTCGGGTGCACGGCGATGGGGCCCAGCAGCAGCACATCCTCCTCGCCGATCAGCGCGGGCCAGTAGCGGATCACCGCCGCCAGTGTGCCGTCATCATCCCTGAGGGTCAGGCACAGCGGCGCCACCGTCGGCACACCGTCGCGCAGACGGTAGGACGACAACGCCGTCCGACCGGGCGCGAAGCAGAGGTCATAGAGCGCCTCTACCTCCCACCAGTCGGCCTCGGTTTCTTCTTCCAGCCGGTACACGCCCACCCGCCCCCGATTCTGCTTGAAGCGGGCCGTAACATGCGGCCAAGTCAGGATCAAATCATGAAAGGCGCCTGCATGTTCTACCGCCCCGCCGATGGCCATGGCCTGCCGCACAGCCCCTTCTCGGCGATCGTCTCACCCCGACCGATCGGCTGGATTTCAACCCGCAGCGCCACGGGCGACAACCTTGCCCCCTATTCCTTCTTCAACGCGGTCGGCTACCACCCGCCGCAGGTGATGTTTGCCGGCGACCTGCGCGACAGCATGCAGAACGCGCTCGACAGCGGGGTCTTCGCCGTGAACGTGGTCGAGGCGGCATCACTGCAGCAGATGAACGCCACCTCGGCCCGCTTTCCGCGTGGAACCGATGAATTCACCAAGGCCGGCGTGGCAAAGGCCGAATGCAGCGCCATCGACTGCCCCCGCGTCGCCGATGCGCCCGCAACGCTGGAATGCCGCGTGATCCGGATGGTGGAGCTTCTGGGCGACGAACGGATGGTTCTGGGTGAGGTGGTCGGCATCCACCTGCGTGATGACTGTCTGGTGGACGGACGCTTTGACGTCACCCGCTACCAGCCCGCCGCCCGGCTGGGCTATAGCGACTACACCTTCGTGCGCGAACTGGTATCATTGCGCCGCCCATAGGCCGCACTGCACGGGTTTGAACCGGGGTGGGCGACACGCGCACCCCGGCGCAGTGGTCAGCCTGCCACAGCCTCAAGGTCTGCTTCGGCAAGGCTGTCGGGCTCCATCTCACCACGCTGCACCGACGCGATGTCGCTGACCGCAAGCCCTGCCGCCACATCAAACACGCCCGACATTGGCCGTTCGGTCACCACAAGGTCGACCGGATCGGCACAGAACCCCAACAGGGTATCGGCCACGTCCTTGGCCGCGCGCTTGGACGCGCGCTTTTTCTGAAAGCTGAACACCTCGTCCACCTGCCCCGGCAGGCTGAACCGTGCCGACATCATCCTGCGGTTCACCATCAGGATGCGCGCCACGCGGTCCTGCCCGGTCACGACCACTTCATTCGGGTCATGCACGATGCACAGCCGCTCCAGAAGGGCCTCTTGCCGGGCGGTCGCGTCGGCTTTGGCGGGCAGCGGCAGCGGCGTGATCCGGCGCAGCACCATGGCATGCCGTCTTTCGCTGTCAGCCACTGCCACAGGCTCGGCCACTACGGGCTCGGGCGCGTCAAGGTAGGGTTCAAGTTGCAGGACCATGCTTCTGGTCGGCGCGGCCGTGTCAGCCGTGCCCGCATGTTCCGCGTTCGCGCAAACCTCAAGCAGCGCAAGCGCCACATCCGGGCTGGCAGTTTCGGGGCGTACGGGCTTTCGCCACAGGAAAAAATCTCGCAGGAACACGGGCGTTCTCCCTTT from Tabrizicola piscis harbors:
- a CDS encoding AMP-binding protein, with the translated sequence MSVDVIAKLKAGAATPGRVWLQGAEPVTYGDLLAETARMANALTKLGLVKGDRLLVQVDKCEAVLALYLACLRAGVVFLPVNPGYTVAETAHFLTDAEPALALVEEGRVGDISRKSQNAMGLGSFLAIASQAESTYVDPICGPDDLAAILYTSGTTGRSKGVMLSRENLASNAEALVGLWRFAEGDVLLHALPVFHTHGLFVATNCVLFAGASMIFQRSFSPDAVLAALPGATVMMGVPTFYSRLLADPRLDRAACAHMRLFISGSAPLSPATHAEWRARTGMAILERYGMTETNMITSNPYDGDRRAGTVGMALPGVEVRVTGADGRPLPAGEAGSIEVRGPNVFGGYWRMPEQTAREFRDGWFVTGDLGAFDAEGYLSILGRAKDLVITGGLNVYPAEVEAAIDDLPGVAASAVIGLPHADFGEAVVACVVPVPGATLEEGAMRDALRARLAAFKIPKRVLVLADLPRNAMGKVQKAELRREHAALFD
- a CDS encoding flavin reductase family protein: MFYRPADGHGLPHSPFSAIVSPRPIGWISTRSATGDNLAPYSFFNAVGYHPPQVMFAGDLRDSMQNALDSGVFAVNVVEAASLQQMNATSARFPRGTDEFTKAGVAKAECSAIDCPRVADAPATLECRVIRMVELLGDERMVLGEVVGIHLRDDCLVDGRFDVTRYQPAARLGYSDYTFVRELVSLRRP
- a CDS encoding GNAT family N-acetyltransferase translates to MYRLEEETEADWWEVEALYDLCFAPGRTALSSYRLRDGVPTVAPLCLTLRDDDGTLAAVIRYWPALIGEEDVLLLGPIAVHPTRQGEGLGGLLINESLAEARRLGWERVLLVGDAPYYGRFGFRKLEGVEMPPPTNPDRVLGLELKAAAWAGVTGKVAKAT
- a CDS encoding EcsC family protein, whose protein sequence is MEQIAYPVAVKNDPADEIAALAARYRRANGPVMRLVNKLGGSLENQLALIPAPLRDQLERKVTWALEASYGLAGRAPEMGARGPMLAVVASGAAGGAGGIATSLAELPVTVTLILNAIRAAAAEAGLDPKEPWVQAECLRVFGAGSPLASDDGVNTSFLTARLTVTGAAVQNLISTIAPKLATVLGQKLAVQAVPVLGAVTGAALNAAFLNYYREVARIRFALLRLAEVHGADPVLQAFAAAVEPPKILKA